Proteins from one Aquila chrysaetos chrysaetos chromosome 5, bAquChr1.4, whole genome shotgun sequence genomic window:
- the PEX11A gene encoding peroxisomal membrane protein 11A isoform X3 codes for MEGFVDFTNRSQGRDQLFRATQYTCMLLSYLIERKADKEKLVMKLKQLESSMSSGRKTSNLTRALYFVCDAVLWLKSIGLQPDVDKLKWRNWATKCYYFSLLMNLARDWYEISWRLEQAVQGEKTKENSFWDKHNQELNCVRCGGLHGFLLLLFQILKRHPPLLLDLVKNLCDLSGPLDTLGICKTNPGVIGFCGVLSSLVGILTLASPQLKLKQ; via the exons atggagGGCTTCGTGGACTTCACCAACCGCAGCCAGGGCCGCGACCAGCTCTTCCG aGCCACTCAGTACACATGCATGTTGCTTAGCTATTTAATAGAGCGTAAGGCTGATAAAGAGAAGCTGGTAATGAAACTCAAGCAGTTGGAATCTAGCATGAGCTCTGGCCGGAAAA CCTCCAACCTGACCCGTGCCCTCTACTTCGTCTGCGATGCTGTCCTGTGGTTGAAGAGCATTGGGCTCCAACCTGATGTCGATAAGCTGAAGTGGCGGAATTGGGCTACCAAGTGTTACTACTTTTCACTCCTGATGAATCTAGCCAGGGACTGGTATGAGATCTCCTGGAGGCTGGAACAAGCTGTacagggagaaaagacaaaGGAGAATTCCTTCTGGGACAAACACAATCAGGAACTAAACTGTGTGAGATGTGGTGGTTTGCACGGTTTTCTCCTCCTGCTGTTTCAGATACTGAAAAGACATCCTCCTTTGCTGCTGGACTTGGTGAAGAATCTCTGTGATCTCTCAGGTCCTTTGGATACTCTAGGGATCTGCAAGACCAACCCAGGAGTGATTGGTTTCTGTGGCGTCCTCTCCTCCCTGGTGGGGATCCTCACATTAGCAAGCCCACAGCTGAAGCTGAAACAGTGA
- the PEX11A gene encoding peroxisomal membrane protein 11A isoform X2, producing the protein MEGFVDFTNRSQGRDQLFRATQYTCMLLSYLIERKADKEKLVMKLKQLESSMSSGRKMFRLGNMVHALVAARKTTQLPDVVPRFCLTASNLTRALYFVCDAVLWLKSIGLQPDVDKLKWRNWATKCYYFSLLMNLARDWYEISWRLEQAVQGEKTKENSFWDKHNQELNCVRCGGLHGFLLLLFQILKRHPPLLLDLVKNLCDLSGPLDTLGICKTNPGVIGFCGVLSSLVGILTLASPQLKLKQ; encoded by the exons atggagGGCTTCGTGGACTTCACCAACCGCAGCCAGGGCCGCGACCAGCTCTTCCG aGCCACTCAGTACACATGCATGTTGCTTAGCTATTTAATAGAGCGTAAGGCTGATAAAGAGAAGCTGGTAATGAAACTCAAGCAGTTGGAATCTAGCATGAGCTCTGGCCGGAAAA TGTTCAGACTGGGCAACATGGTACATGCCTTGGTAGCAGCCAGGAAAACTACACAGCTGCCAGATGTGGTTCCTCGCTTCTGCCTTACAGCCTCCAACCTGACCCGTGCCCTCTACTTCGTCTGCGATGCTGTCCTGTGGTTGAAGAGCATTGGGCTCCAACCTGATGTCGATAAGCTGAAGTGGCGGAATTGGGCTACCAAGTGTTACTACTTTTCACTCCTGATGAATCTAGCCAGGGACTGGTATGAGATCTCCTGGAGGCTGGAACAAGCTGTacagggagaaaagacaaaGGAGAATTCCTTCTGGGACAAACACAATCAGGAACTAAACTGTGTGAGATGTGGTGGTTTGCACGGTTTTCTCCTCCTGCTGTTTCAGATACTGAAAAGACATCCTCCTTTGCTGCTGGACTTGGTGAAGAATCTCTGTGATCTCTCAGGTCCTTTGGATACTCTAGGGATCTGCAAGACCAACCCAGGAGTGATTGGTTTCTGTGGCGTCCTCTCCTCCCTGGTGGGGATCCTCACATTAGCAAGCCCACAGCTGAAGCTGAAACAGTGA
- the PEX11A gene encoding peroxisomal membrane protein 11A isoform X1, translating to MVEESPGDPSGYTQPWFCQSRCKTHHRCRNHSRCRRTKNRAISTFMRATQYTCMLLSYLIERKADKEKLVMKLKQLESSMSSGRKMFRLGNMVHALVAARKTTQLPDVVPRFCLTASNLTRALYFVCDAVLWLKSIGLQPDVDKLKWRNWATKCYYFSLLMNLARDWYEISWRLEQAVQGEKTKENSFWDKHNQELNCVRCGGLHGFLLLLFQILKRHPPLLLDLVKNLCDLSGPLDTLGICKTNPGVIGFCGVLSSLVGILTLASPQLKLKQ from the exons ATGGTGGAGGAATCTCCAGGGGATCCTTCCGGATATACACAGCCATGGTTCTGCCAGTCCAGATGCAAAACACACCACAGATGCAGGAATCACAGTAGATGCAGAAGAACGAAGAATCGTGCAATATCTACTTTCATGCG aGCCACTCAGTACACATGCATGTTGCTTAGCTATTTAATAGAGCGTAAGGCTGATAAAGAGAAGCTGGTAATGAAACTCAAGCAGTTGGAATCTAGCATGAGCTCTGGCCGGAAAA TGTTCAGACTGGGCAACATGGTACATGCCTTGGTAGCAGCCAGGAAAACTACACAGCTGCCAGATGTGGTTCCTCGCTTCTGCCTTACAGCCTCCAACCTGACCCGTGCCCTCTACTTCGTCTGCGATGCTGTCCTGTGGTTGAAGAGCATTGGGCTCCAACCTGATGTCGATAAGCTGAAGTGGCGGAATTGGGCTACCAAGTGTTACTACTTTTCACTCCTGATGAATCTAGCCAGGGACTGGTATGAGATCTCCTGGAGGCTGGAACAAGCTGTacagggagaaaagacaaaGGAGAATTCCTTCTGGGACAAACACAATCAGGAACTAAACTGTGTGAGATGTGGTGGTTTGCACGGTTTTCTCCTCCTGCTGTTTCAGATACTGAAAAGACATCCTCCTTTGCTGCTGGACTTGGTGAAGAATCTCTGTGATCTCTCAGGTCCTTTGGATACTCTAGGGATCTGCAAGACCAACCCAGGAGTGATTGGTTTCTGTGGCGTCCTCTCCTCCCTGGTGGGGATCCTCACATTAGCAAGCCCACAGCTGAAGCTGAAACAGTGA